The Streptococcus respiraculi sequence AGTCCCTTGACGACAGAGGAATTGAAGAATATTCTAGCCTTAACTGAAAATGGTACAGATGATTTGATTTCGACACGTTCAAAGGTTTTTCAAAAGCTCAATGTTGATGTCGAAGAACTATCGATTTCAGAATTGATTGAATTGATTGCTGCCTATCCAAGTTTGCTACGCCGCCCCATTATTTTAGATGAAAAACGTATGCAAATTGGGTTTAACGAGGATGAAATCCGGGCCTTTTTACCACGGAAATATCGCAAGCAAGAATTAAAAAATGCAACATTAAAAGCGGAGATAGGACAAGTATAGATATGGACAAAAATTATTCCTATCCACTTGATTTTTCGTGGAGCACAGAGGAGCTTTCCTCCGTGCTTTCTTTTTTGAATCAGGTGGAAAAAGCCTACGAAGGTGGTGTGACAGCTCAAGCTCTTTTAGAAGCCTATGACCAGTTTAAAACCATTGTGAAAAGCAAGGGTGAAGAACGACGAATCGACCGAGAATTTGAAGTAGCCTCAGGCTATTCGACTTATCGCGCTGTGAAGCAGGCAAAAGAACAAGGAAAAGGAGTGATTTCTCTTGGAAGATAAATACCAATTTGCAAAAGAAATGGTCCTTGAAGCTGGAGATTTTTTAAGACAACACCTGCATGATGAGTTGGAAATTGAGGAAAAAGGACATTTTACAGATTTAGTGACCCAGCTGGATAAGGCGGTACAAACACGCTTGACAGATTGTATCTTGACACGTTATCCGACAGACCGCATTCTTGGAGAAGAAAGTCCTGAACACGAGCCTATGGGGCAAGGCAAGGTCTGGGTGATTGATCCGATTGACGGCACGACCAATTTCATTGTTCAGCAGGCTGATTTTGCGATTTTGCTGGCCTATTTTGAAAATGGTGTCGGGCAGTTTGGGTTTATTTACAATGTTATAGAAGATAAGCTCTATCACGGTGGCGGTCGTTTTCCAGTCTATGAAAATGATCGTCTTCTAGCGCATTTTAAATCTAAGTCCTTGAAAGAGGGTTTGGTCGGACTAAATGCTGGGCTTTATGCTCAGAATGTCGACGGGTTAGCTGATTTTGCAGACCAGACTTTAGGGACTCGCTCGATTGGTAGTGCAGGTATTAGTTTTTCTCATGTTTTGACCGGTCGATTGTTGGCACAGGCTTCCTATGTCTATCCTTGGGACTATGCCGCGGCGAGTATTTTAGGTGAAAAGTTGGGCTATACCTTGATGACGACAAAGGGAGCAAAACCAGCATTTTACGGCCGTGAATGTGTGATACTTGCTCCGACTGAAAAAATAAGAGAAATAAAAGGGTATTTACAGTGATGTCATTACCGAGAGACTTTAAAGAGAAATACGAACAATTGCTGGGTGCGGAAGCACCAGCCTTTTTTGAGAGTTTTGACGCACCTGCCATATCTGGTTTTCGGGTTAATCCTCTAAAGGAAAGCCAGCAGTCATTTGACGAAAAAATTGAACAAATGCCTTGGTCCTACTATGGAAAAGTGTCTGGGAAATCAGCAGCGCACGTCACAGGACTCGTTTATTCACAAGAGCCTGCTGCTCAAATCGTTGGACAGGTTGCAGCACCTGCACCTGGCATGAAAGTGCTAGACTTAGCAGCAGCACCAGGTGGTAAATCTACTCACCTTCTTTCTTATCTAGACAATAAAGGGATTCTCGTCAGCAATGAAATATCCAAAAAACGCTCGAAAATATTGGTTGAAAATATCGAACGCTTTGGGGCGCGCAATGTCCTTGTAACCAATGAATCTGCTGAGCGTTTAGCAAGGGTATTTGCAGGATATTTTGATATGATAGTTCTAGACGCGCCTTGTTCGGGAGAGGGGATGTTTCGTAAGGATCCAGCTGCCGTGGAGTATTGGTCAAAGGACTACCCGATTGAATGTGCGGTCTTGCAAAAGGAGATTTTGGCTTCTGCTATAGAGATGCTGGCAACAGGTGGGTACTTGGTTTATTCGACCTGCACTTGGGCACCAGAAGAAAATGAAGAGATTGTTCATTGGCTTTTGGAACATTATGATCTCGAATTAGTCGATATTCCGAAAATCAATGGCATGTCAGAAGGCATTGGCTTAAAAGAAGTAGCTCGTATGTATCCGCATCAGTTTAAGGGCGAAGGGCAGTTTGTCGCTAAATTCCGCTATACAGGTGAGGCACAAACGACCAAGAAAAACAAGGGCAACAAGTCCAATCTTAGTAGGGAACAAAGTCAATTATGGCAGGAATTTTCAACGAATATCCTCAATTTTCAGGAAGAGGGAATCTTGCAAGTCTTTGGTGACCAGCTGTATCTCTTGCCCCAGGGCTTGCCTGATATGTCAAAGGTAAAAATTGCCCGTAACGGATTGCATTTAGGGACCTTTAAAAAGAAACGCTTTGAGCCAAGTTTTGCCTTGGGATTAGCGCTACACAGTGGGGAAGTCAAGCAGCGGGTGGAGATTTCAGAAGAAGAGTTCATCCAGTATGTGGCTGGACAAACAGTAGCTGTTTCAAGTGATTTGCCAAATGGCTGGTACCAAGTTGCGGTTGCTGGAAATGGTCTCGGATTTGCCAAGATTGTCTCAGGAACCCTCAAAAATGCCTTTCCAAAAGGGCTCAGATTTTCCTAGAAAAATCGCTTAGAAATACTTTGCAACTTAAGATGTTATATGATATAGTGGAAATGTGGAAAATTCCTGTAAATGACTTGTAATCGTTAGTGAAAACCATTACAGGAAAAACCACAGAATAATGTAAAGGAAATATGAAAAATGAAACAAAAGCGTACGCTTGGCATACTGGCCTTATGTCTTTCAGCGAGCCTTAGTTTATC is a genomic window containing:
- a CDS encoding Spx/MgsR family RNA polymerase-binding regulatory protein gives rise to the protein MITLFLSPSCTSCRKARAWLTNHQVPFSEHNIMTSPLTTEELKNILALTENGTDDLISTRSKVFQKLNVDVEELSISELIELIAAYPSLLRRPIILDEKRMQIGFNEDEIRAFLPRKYRKQELKNATLKAEIGQV
- a CDS encoding UPF0223 family protein — translated: MDKNYSYPLDFSWSTEELSSVLSFLNQVEKAYEGGVTAQALLEAYDQFKTIVKSKGEERRIDREFEVASGYSTYRAVKQAKEQGKGVISLGR
- a CDS encoding inositol monophosphatase family protein, with translation MEDKYQFAKEMVLEAGDFLRQHLHDELEIEEKGHFTDLVTQLDKAVQTRLTDCILTRYPTDRILGEESPEHEPMGQGKVWVIDPIDGTTNFIVQQADFAILLAYFENGVGQFGFIYNVIEDKLYHGGGRFPVYENDRLLAHFKSKSLKEGLVGLNAGLYAQNVDGLADFADQTLGTRSIGSAGISFSHVLTGRLLAQASYVYPWDYAAASILGEKLGYTLMTTKGAKPAFYGRECVILAPTEKIREIKGYLQ
- a CDS encoding RsmF rRNA methyltransferase first C-terminal domain-containing protein, which translates into the protein MSLPRDFKEKYEQLLGAEAPAFFESFDAPAISGFRVNPLKESQQSFDEKIEQMPWSYYGKVSGKSAAHVTGLVYSQEPAAQIVGQVAAPAPGMKVLDLAAAPGGKSTHLLSYLDNKGILVSNEISKKRSKILVENIERFGARNVLVTNESAERLARVFAGYFDMIVLDAPCSGEGMFRKDPAAVEYWSKDYPIECAVLQKEILASAIEMLATGGYLVYSTCTWAPEENEEIVHWLLEHYDLELVDIPKINGMSEGIGLKEVARMYPHQFKGEGQFVAKFRYTGEAQTTKKNKGNKSNLSREQSQLWQEFSTNILNFQEEGILQVFGDQLYLLPQGLPDMSKVKIARNGLHLGTFKKKRFEPSFALGLALHSGEVKQRVEISEEEFIQYVAGQTVAVSSDLPNGWYQVAVAGNGLGFAKIVSGTLKNAFPKGLRFS